The following coding sequences lie in one Corticium candelabrum chromosome 10, ooCorCand1.1, whole genome shotgun sequence genomic window:
- the LOC134185797 gene encoding uncharacterized protein LOC134185797 — MANGSTDLERMENKQKTRESNQTPVLLANDEVQNDPKSRIAATFTSQGSNVQQGSNNTMIIQRNLHFCANLSKPWLMGFAAIIVFSAILIPQGIEFWSRHHSVTSLSLPRTDPDFVGRKKEVERICQLLSFLGPTGSNSENPNIVNIIGAPGFGKSALAIAVGNELLKCGVRVHYVDLSGVKTAKDAIARILPRVTDKLELINNSDYTLWASSIYANTVLILDNCNGLMEDEESIRNSFLNILSKMSSMNHSLRLLTTARYDYTVLDVKSVPFLVKELSTESATQLLFKISPHTNSSATALFANLTGKVALAVKIVGALLKEGETEDRLADELFRSPIEALSPNDFRPEERIRVVIASSFRRLSGYFKRSLAILACMPGSFDENGAAAVLNVTTTAVRKQCLKRITRRCLLESNDHSKRYHIHTLIHAFVKEDLGIHVDGNLFRHRFFRHYFQRLLDLAEKFDNNPRDVLRSYDYDQHNFYQVLVYCMNSHLVSVADETIRESVVRLAEQAADLFTVRLSGSQLFRWYRHALYYAADLTDDRNKKKYCNILLLLVSAATMHVNKNRNITVILERETILVHQCSTEVRFRMIERICFSRYELHVDIPDNVLNCYHTYAQLLRLPVSDARNFWWLGHQFYKHGIDNAAVACFMKTGLHFEDINLRDQVIYLQSAAKVFSKNGQKKEEAMARMSLSKLDIHRFLRYQDYSTFVDTGMLHLRMNEPAIALLYFDFAYIGIKDLLSKDDEKLLRFHFLRGKAFFALHIYQNATEHFEKVVVLSRKLYGNDSVTATFIEELGDSLDKLGLENAVGHWIEAATILEKFPKEKYKVFLLFLKIGKWQMLNNYLFSGAKYYNKAYKMIHELEETNEHVPTIPTSSTTDIQSLPPTITIFSVVNLVKTLLELYLGPSPDQSNDPGMEFCMSLFETAKCYVLEHFISCILVLVLVFCGYIRICYCR; from the exons ATGGCAAATGGATCAACAG ACTTAGAACGAAtggaaaacaaacagaaaactagAGAATCAAACCAGACGCCTGTTCTGCTTGCCAACGACGAAGTTCAAAACGATCCTAAATCGAGGATTGCTGCTACATTTACATCACAAGGTAGCAACGTTCAGCAGGGTTCAAACAACACCATGATCATACAACGTAATCTTCATTTTTGTGCTAATTTATCAAAACCATGGCTGATGGGCTTTGCAGCTATCATTGTTTTTAGTGCTATACTAATTCCACAAGGAATCGAATTCTGGAGTAGGCATCATTCCGTCACGTCTTTGTCTCTACCTCGCACAGATCCAGATTTTGTTGGGAGGAAGAAAGAAGTTGAACGAATATGCCAGTTGTTGTCATTCTTGGGACCCACAGGTAGCAATAGCGAGAATCCTAACATTGTGAATATTATTGGAGCTCCAGGATTTGGAAAATCAGCTCTTGCAATTGCTGTTGGAAACGAGTTACTGAAATGTGGTGTACGCGTTCACTATGTTGACTTAAGTGGTGTAAAAACAGCAAAGGATGCTATTGCCAGAATATTGCCAAGAGTCACAGACAAATTGGAATTAATCAATAACAGTGACTATACTCTTTGGGCAAGTAGCATCTACGCAAACACTGTTCTAATTTTGGACAACTGCAATGGTTTGATGGAAGACGAAGAGTCTATTAGAAATTCGTTCCTCAACATTTTGTCTAAAATGTCTTCAATGAATCACAGTTTGAGACTGTTGACGACGGCACGGTATGACTACACCGTGTTGGATGTGAAATCTGTGCCGTTTTTAGTCAAGGAACTTTCCACAGAGTCTGCAACACAACTTCTCTTTAAAATTTCACCACATACAAACTCATCAGCAACGGCTTTGTTTGCAAATCTGACCGGTAAAGTAGCTCTGGCAGTTAAAATAGTAGGTGCTTTGTTGAAAGAAGGTGAAACGGAGGATCGTTTAGCAGATGAATTGTTTAGGAGCCCTATAGAAGCTCTTAGTCCAAATGACTTTCGACCAGAGGAACGAATCAGAGTAGTCATTGCTTCTTCATTTCGTCGTCTTTCTGGTTACTTCAAACGATCTTTAGCCATTTTGGCTTGCATGCCCGGATCGTTTGACGAGaatggtgctgctgctgttctTAATGTTACGACAACTGCAGTTCGAAAGCAGTGTCTGAAACGTATCACGAGACGTTGTTTGCTAGAATCAAATGATCATAGTAAACGAtatcacatacacacattaaTCCACGCGTTTGTAAAAGAAGATCTGGGTATACACGTGGATGGCAATCTTTTTAGACATCGATTTTTTCGTCATTATTTTCAGAGACTTCTTGATCTAGCTGAAAAATTTGACAACAATCCAAGAGATGTTTTAAGAAGCTATGATTACGACCAACATAACTTTTACCAAGTGCTTGTTTACTGTATGAATTCacatcttgtttctgttgccgACGAGACTATAAGAGAAAGTGTTGTAAGACTCGCTGAACAGGCTGCGGATTTGTTTACGGTTCGTCTGTCTGGTAGTCAACTTTTCCGGTGGTATCGTCATGCCTTGTATTATGCGGCTGATCTCACAGATGACCGAAACAAGAAGAAGTACTGTAATATCTTACTTTTGCTGGTCTCAGCAGCAACGATGCATGTAAACAAAAATCGTAACATCACCGTTATTCTGGAGAGAGAAACAATATTGGTTCATCAGTGTAGCACCGAGGTGCGATTTCGAATGATTGAACGTATTTGCTTTAGCCGTTATGAACTTCACGTCGATATCCCAGACAATGTATTGAATTGCTATCATACTTACGCTCAACTGTTACGTCTTCCAGTTTCTGACGCGCGAAACTTCTGGTGGCTGGGACATCAATTCTACAAGCATGGGATTGATAACGCAGCTGTTGCTTGTTTTATGAAAACTGGACTTCACTTTGAAGATATAAACCTACGAGACCAAGTGATATATTTACAATCAGCAGCCAAAGTGTTTTCTAAAAATGGCCAGAAAAAGGAAGAAGCAATGGCTCGAATGTCACTTTCAAAGCTTGATATCCACAGATTTCTTCGCTATCAGGATTATTCTACTTTCGTGGACACTGGAATGCTACACCTTAGAATGAATGAACCTGCTATTGCTCTGTTATATTTTGATTTTGCCTACATTGGTATCAAAGATCTTCTGTCTAAAGATGACGAAAAACTTTTGAGGTTTCATTTTTTACGGGGCAAAGCCTTCTTTGCACTTCACATTTACCAAAATGCTACTgaacattttgagaaagttgTGGTGCTATCGAGAAAGTTGTATGGAAATGACAGCGTAACGGCAACTTTTATTGAGGAACTTGGCGACTCCTTAGATAAACTTGGTCTTGAAAACGCTGTTGGACATTGGATAGAAGCGGCCACAATACTTGAAAAATTTCCGAAAGAGAAATATAAagtttttcttttgtttttaaAGATTGGCAAGTGGCAAATGCTCAACAATTATCTCTTCTCCGGAGCTAAGTACTACAATAAGGCATATAAAATGATTCATGAACTAGAGGAAACTAACGAACACGTGCCGACAATTCCAACGAGCTCGACAACAGATATTCAATCACTTCCACCTACAATTACTATTTTTAGTGTAGTGAATTTAGTCAAGACATTACTTGAACTTTATCTTGGGCCTTCGCCTGATCAAAGTAATGATCCTGGTATGGAATTTTGCATGTCTTTGTTCGAGACTGCAAAGTGTTATGTACTTGAGCATTTCATTAGTTGTATTTTAGTTCTTGTTTTAGTGTTTTGCGGCTACATACGCATCTGCTATTGCCGGTAA